A window of Vibrio ishigakensis contains these coding sequences:
- the rraA gene encoding ribonuclease E activity regulator RraA, with protein MEYNTSALCDVYLDQVDVVEPMFSNFGGSASFAGQITTIKCFEDNGLIRSVLEEDGQGRVLLIDGGGSLRRALIDAEIATLAEENEWEGIVVYGSVREVDELEDMNIGIQALASNPVGATQTEVGEVDVPVNFAGVSFLPEDYIYADNTGIILSQEALETNFEIDEDE; from the coding sequence ATGGAATACAATACTTCAGCTCTTTGTGACGTTTATTTGGATCAGGTTGATGTGGTAGAGCCAATGTTTAGCAACTTTGGTGGTAGCGCATCCTTTGCCGGCCAGATAACCACAATCAAATGCTTCGAGGACAACGGGCTCATTCGCTCCGTACTGGAAGAGGATGGACAAGGCCGAGTTCTGCTTATCGATGGTGGTGGTTCACTGAGACGCGCCCTTATCGATGCTGAGATCGCAACTCTTGCAGAAGAGAACGAGTGGGAAGGTATCGTAGTCTACGGTTCAGTACGCGAAGTCGATGAACTTGAAGATATGAATATTGGTATCCAAGCTCTGGCCTCAAACCCTGTGGGTGCAACTCAAACTGAGGTTGGAGAGGTCGATGTGCCAGTTAACTTCGCTGGGGTGAGCTTTCTACCTGAAGATTATATCTATGCCGATAACACAGGGATCATCCTATCTCAGGAGGCACTAGAAACTAACTTCGAGATAGACGAAGACGAGTAA
- a CDS encoding SLC13 family permease, with protein sequence MNKTNSSQIIKLAVSILIPLFVLAMPSSWIPIAELTVVQHRLLAIFIMSALLWVLEPVPVFATSILIITLQLIFLSDKGLTVLRIDHADEAFGTLIPYTDILGSFSSPIIILFMGGFALAIAASKYQLDNNLARVLLKPFGSKPKFIMLGLMLITAVFSMFMSNTATTVMMLALLGPIVASAKPGDLGIKALVLCIPIAANTGGIATPIGTPPNAIALQYLTGEHAIDFLSWMMFGLPFVIVQLAIAWLLLQKLFPSEQENLELSLEGKFLKSWKAIVVYITFAATIILWITTKLHGMNTYVVAVIPLAVFTLTGIMGKAEIKQINWDVLWLVAGGIAIGLALDKTGLAKGLAHSIDYESLSPVAVVLTLSIICWLMANFMSNTATANLLMPIAAAIGASMPGLVAVGGLQGLLVVVAFSASLGMILPVSTPPNSLAYSTGLIDSKDMAKTGIILGVVGLAIVYAAMMILT encoded by the coding sequence ATGAATAAAACCAACTCAAGTCAGATTATCAAACTGGCAGTCAGCATCTTGATCCCCTTATTTGTTTTGGCCATGCCCAGCAGCTGGATTCCTATTGCTGAACTGACGGTAGTGCAGCATCGCTTGTTAGCCATTTTTATTATGTCGGCACTGCTATGGGTACTTGAGCCTGTTCCAGTGTTTGCCACCTCAATCCTTATCATCACCTTACAGCTGATCTTCTTATCAGATAAAGGATTGACCGTGCTTCGTATCGACCATGCCGATGAAGCCTTTGGCACATTGATCCCTTATACCGATATCCTCGGATCCTTCTCATCACCGATTATCATCTTATTCATGGGTGGTTTTGCACTGGCGATTGCCGCCTCTAAGTATCAACTGGACAACAACCTAGCGCGGGTGCTTCTAAAGCCGTTTGGTAGCAAACCCAAGTTCATCATGTTAGGTCTGATGCTTATCACTGCCGTGTTCTCCATGTTTATGTCTAACACAGCCACTACAGTAATGATGTTGGCACTGCTTGGACCTATAGTAGCTTCAGCTAAACCGGGTGACCTAGGTATCAAAGCACTAGTTTTATGTATTCCGATTGCAGCAAACACCGGTGGTATCGCCACACCAATAGGCACGCCACCAAACGCCATCGCCCTGCAGTACCTTACAGGCGAGCATGCTATCGACTTCTTAAGCTGGATGATGTTTGGCTTACCTTTCGTGATAGTGCAACTGGCTATCGCTTGGCTACTGCTACAAAAGCTGTTCCCTTCTGAGCAAGAAAATCTAGAGCTGTCCCTGGAGGGTAAGTTCTTAAAATCGTGGAAGGCTATTGTGGTGTATATCACCTTTGCAGCCACCATCATTTTGTGGATAACCACCAAGCTCCATGGCATGAACACCTATGTGGTGGCGGTTATCCCACTGGCGGTATTCACCCTAACCGGCATCATGGGTAAGGCTGAGATCAAACAGATCAACTGGGACGTACTGTGGCTAGTTGCCGGTGGTATTGCTATCGGCTTAGCACTGGACAAAACGGGGCTCGCAAAAGGGCTGGCACACTCTATCGACTATGAAAGCCTATCACCGGTTGCGGTAGTGCTTACCCTTTCTATTATCTGTTGGCTGATGGCCAACTTCATGTCTAACACAGCTACCGCCAACTTGCTCATGCCTATCGCGGCGGCTATCGGAGCCTCAATGCCTGGCTTGGTAGCGGTTGGGGGTCTGCAAGGACTACTGGTTGTAGTGGCCTTCTCGGCATCATTGGGCATGATCTTACCTGTTTCTACACCACCTAACTCACTGGCATATTCTACTGGCTTGATTGATAGTAAGGATATGGCGAAAACCGGCATCATACTGGGCGTAGTCGGCCTAGCGATTGTATATGCCGCGATGATGATTTTAACTTAA
- a CDS encoding glycerophosphodiester phosphodiesterase, which yields MLVIAHRGARGELPENTLLAFESAIEGGARAIELDIHQHQGEFWVIHDKWVNRTTDGNGPLTWHSYDGLKSLDAGKGERIPTLDETLKTLAGRCAVNIELKGLDDINSLVEHLELAVNEYGFAEGQLLISSFNHHWLAELHRIAPQYKLAALTANKPIGLCQFAQELGAYSVNVDIDVIDGQMVDDAKKRGLKIFVYTVNREEDWKRLQTLGVDGIFCDKPVDAVRYFSGITDQTRHWPN from the coding sequence ATGTTAGTAATCGCTCATAGAGGAGCACGCGGAGAACTCCCAGAAAATACCTTGTTGGCCTTTGAATCAGCTATCGAGGGCGGGGCTCGCGCCATAGAGCTGGATATCCACCAGCATCAAGGGGAATTTTGGGTAATACATGACAAATGGGTCAACCGCACCACAGATGGAAACGGCCCTCTCACTTGGCATTCATACGACGGCTTAAAGTCGTTGGACGCGGGTAAGGGAGAGCGCATCCCTACCCTAGATGAAACACTTAAAACCCTAGCGGGGCGCTGCGCGGTCAATATTGAGCTCAAGGGCCTGGATGATATAAATAGCCTAGTTGAACACCTAGAGCTTGCAGTAAACGAATATGGCTTTGCTGAAGGGCAACTGCTTATCTCCTCTTTCAACCATCACTGGCTTGCAGAACTGCATCGAATCGCTCCTCAGTATAAGTTGGCAGCGCTAACCGCCAACAAGCCTATCGGCCTGTGCCAGTTTGCCCAAGAGCTGGGTGCCTACAGCGTCAACGTGGATATAGACGTTATCGATGGTCAGATGGTGGATGATGCCAAGAAGCGAGGACTAAAGATCTTCGTGTATACAGTCAATCGAGAAGAGGATTGGAAGCGCCTTCAGACGTTAGGTGTAGATGGAATCTTCTGTGACAAACCCGTAGATGCGGTGCGCTACTTCTCCGGCATCACAGATCAGACTCGCCACTGGCCAAACTAA
- a CDS encoding DMT family transporter, translated as MGYEWLALAAAFLWAISSLISVTPARHLGPFSYSRWRMGCTAVMLTIMALIVGGWGSVSTAHVMPMVLSGLIGIFIGDTALFACMNRMGPRQAGLLFSCHAVFSAILGYWLFNETWHLAEIIGATLVFSGVVTAIFFGRKGSDNNDWEALHGKLAIGVALGLLAALCQALGGIIAKPVMQTDINPIAASAIRMITAFAAHSLFWASGAKLAKSKNPINRKIFSITALNGFLAMAVGMTLILYALQDGNVGMVALLSSTTPIMVLPLLWFITKQRPNHYAWFGAILAVIGTGLIVS; from the coding sequence ATGGGATACGAATGGTTGGCCCTAGCGGCTGCCTTCTTATGGGCTATCTCTAGCCTAATATCGGTCACCCCAGCCCGTCACCTCGGGCCTTTTTCCTATAGCCGCTGGCGCATGGGGTGCACCGCTGTCATGCTCACCATCATGGCCTTAATCGTCGGAGGTTGGGGCAGTGTCAGCACGGCACATGTTATGCCTATGGTGTTGTCTGGTCTTATCGGTATCTTTATCGGCGATACTGCGCTTTTTGCCTGTATGAATCGCATGGGACCGAGACAAGCGGGGTTGCTCTTCTCTTGTCATGCAGTCTTCTCCGCCATCCTCGGATATTGGCTGTTCAACGAAACCTGGCATCTGGCCGAGATTATCGGTGCAACACTGGTATTTTCCGGGGTAGTCACTGCCATCTTTTTTGGACGCAAAGGCTCAGATAACAACGACTGGGAAGCCTTGCATGGCAAGCTTGCTATCGGGGTCGCCTTAGGGTTATTGGCGGCTTTATGTCAGGCGTTAGGCGGCATTATCGCAAAACCGGTAATGCAGACCGATATCAATCCAATTGCAGCTTCTGCAATTCGTATGATCACAGCCTTTGCAGCTCACAGCTTATTCTGGGCGAGTGGTGCGAAACTGGCGAAGTCTAAGAATCCGATCAATCGCAAGATCTTCTCCATTACCGCACTCAATGGTTTCTTGGCTATGGCGGTAGGTATGACGCTTATCCTTTATGCATTGCAGGACGGCAATGTGGGTATGGTTGCCCTGCTCTCTTCCACCACACCTATCATGGTGTTGCCACTATTGTGGTTTATCACCAAACAGCGCCCCAACCATTATGCTTGGTTTGGCGCTATCTTAGCGGTGATTGGAACAGGGCTCATCGTCTCTTAA
- the epmA gene encoding elongation factor P--(R)-beta-lysine ligase, translating to MSEPLWKPSADISALRLRAKVVNRIRQFFAERDVLEVDTPALSHAAVTDIHLHTFQTQFVGPGYADGSSLNLMTSPEFHMKRLLAAGSGSIYQMCKSFRNEESGRHHNPEFTMLEWYRVGFNHHDLMDEMDEFLQLVLETESAERMTYQKAFLKVLGVCPLEASMTELKAVAATLGLSDIAEPEEDKNTLLQLLFSMGVETKIGQKVPAFVYDFPASQAALAKINPMDPRVADRFEVYFKGIELANGFHELDDAKEQLARFEEDNRKRVEMGLEAQPIDKYLIEAISHGLPQCAGVALGIDRLIMLALGKTHIEQVTAFAFPRA from the coding sequence ATGTCAGAACCTCTCTGGAAACCGAGTGCAGATATTTCAGCTCTTCGTCTGCGCGCTAAGGTAGTAAACCGCATTCGACAATTCTTTGCTGAGCGTGATGTGCTTGAGGTGGATACCCCGGCGTTGAGCCATGCTGCGGTAACGGATATTCATCTGCATACCTTTCAAACCCAGTTTGTAGGGCCAGGGTATGCCGATGGCAGTTCGCTAAACCTTATGACCAGCCCTGAGTTTCACATGAAACGCCTGCTAGCAGCTGGCAGTGGTTCTATCTATCAGATGTGTAAGTCGTTTCGCAATGAAGAAAGTGGGCGTCACCATAATCCTGAGTTCACTATGCTGGAATGGTATCGTGTCGGTTTTAATCACCATGACCTTATGGATGAAATGGATGAGTTTTTGCAACTGGTTCTGGAAACCGAGAGTGCAGAGCGTATGACCTATCAAAAGGCGTTTCTTAAGGTGCTAGGTGTTTGTCCGCTAGAAGCGAGTATGACGGAGCTTAAAGCTGTGGCCGCTACTTTAGGCCTTAGCGACATTGCTGAACCAGAAGAGGACAAAAATACCCTGTTGCAACTGCTGTTTAGCATGGGTGTTGAAACCAAGATTGGCCAGAAGGTTCCAGCGTTTGTCTATGACTTCCCAGCCTCCCAGGCAGCACTTGCTAAGATAAATCCAATGGACCCAAGGGTGGCAGATCGCTTCGAGGTTTACTTTAAAGGGATAGAGCTGGCTAATGGCTTCCATGAGCTGGACGATGCTAAAGAGCAATTAGCACGCTTTGAAGAAGATAACCGTAAGCGTGTTGAGATGGGGTTAGAAGCGCAACCTATCGATAAGTATCTTATTGAAGCCATCAGTCATGGCCTGCCTCAGTGTGCTGGGGTAGCTCTAGGCATAGATAGACTCATCATGCTAGCGCTAGGTAAAACCCATATCGAGCAGGTAACGGCGTTCGCCTTCCCCCGAGCTTAA
- the frdA gene encoding fumarate reductase (quinol) flavoprotein subunit, whose amino-acid sequence MKTLTTDIAVIGAGGAGLRTAIAAAEANPEMEIALISKVYPMRSHTVAAEGGSAAVIKDEDSLDNHFNDTVGGGDWLCEQDVVEYFVENATREMIQMEQWGCPWSRKDNGEVNVRRFGGMKVERTWFAADKTGFHMLHTLFQTSIKYPQIKRFDEYFVVDLLVDEGEVQGLIAIHMAEGELVAIKAKSVVLATGGAGRVYNTNTNGGIVTGDGMAMAYRHGVPLRDMEFVQYHPTGLPGTGILMTEGCRGEGGIIVNKDGYRYLQDYGMGPETPVGQPKNKYMELGPRDKVSQAFWHEQQKGNTIEHPLGDVVHLDLRHLGEEYLQERLPFICELAKAYVNVDPAKEPIPIRPTVHYTMGGIETDPKCETRIKGLFAVGECASVGLHGANRLGSNSLAEFVVFGRVAGEEAVKRASEFKGWNDASIQAQIDAVDARIQSLLGQEGDENWSEIRTEMGKTMEAGCGIYRREDLMQETMDKLTELKERYKKISIKDKGKVFNTDLLYAIEVGYGLEVAEAMVHSAILRKESRGAHQRLDEGCTERDDEQFLKHSLAFFNQDAAPSIDYSDVTITKSQPKARLYGAAAEEAAKAEAEENK is encoded by the coding sequence GTGAAAACACTTACCACAGATATCGCTGTCATCGGTGCTGGAGGCGCCGGTCTTCGAACTGCTATCGCAGCAGCAGAAGCGAACCCAGAAATGGAAATCGCCCTAATCTCAAAAGTCTACCCTATGCGCTCCCACACGGTGGCCGCGGAAGGTGGTTCTGCAGCTGTAATTAAGGACGAAGATAGCCTAGATAACCACTTCAACGACACCGTTGGTGGTGGTGACTGGCTATGCGAACAGGACGTAGTTGAGTATTTCGTTGAGAATGCCACTCGCGAGATGATTCAAATGGAACAATGGGGCTGCCCATGGAGCCGCAAAGACAACGGCGAAGTTAACGTTCGTCGCTTTGGGGGGATGAAGGTTGAGCGTACTTGGTTTGCTGCGGATAAAACCGGCTTCCACATGCTACACACCCTTTTCCAAACCTCTATCAAATATCCGCAGATCAAGCGCTTTGACGAATACTTCGTGGTTGACCTTTTGGTTGACGAAGGCGAGGTACAAGGCCTGATTGCTATCCATATGGCTGAGGGTGAACTGGTCGCCATCAAGGCTAAGTCAGTGGTACTGGCAACCGGTGGCGCGGGTCGCGTGTATAACACCAATACCAACGGCGGTATCGTAACTGGTGACGGTATGGCTATGGCTTATCGTCACGGCGTGCCACTGCGTGATATGGAGTTCGTTCAGTATCACCCAACCGGTCTGCCAGGCACAGGTATCCTGATGACCGAGGGTTGTCGTGGTGAGGGCGGCATTATCGTCAATAAAGACGGCTATCGCTATCTACAAGACTACGGTATGGGCCCTGAGACTCCAGTAGGTCAGCCTAAGAACAAATACATGGAACTGGGTCCTCGCGACAAGGTTTCACAAGCATTCTGGCATGAACAGCAGAAAGGCAACACCATAGAACACCCACTGGGTGATGTGGTGCACCTAGACCTTCGCCACCTTGGTGAAGAGTATCTGCAAGAGCGTCTACCGTTTATCTGTGAGCTAGCAAAAGCGTACGTAAACGTTGATCCAGCCAAAGAGCCAATCCCAATTCGTCCAACCGTTCACTACACCATGGGTGGTATCGAAACCGACCCTAAATGTGAGACTCGCATCAAGGGTCTATTCGCGGTAGGTGAGTGTGCTTCTGTAGGTCTTCACGGTGCTAACCGCCTTGGCTCAAACTCGCTGGCTGAGTTTGTGGTATTCGGTCGCGTTGCCGGTGAAGAAGCAGTTAAGCGTGCATCAGAATTCAAGGGTTGGAATGATGCAAGTATTCAAGCTCAGATCGATGCCGTTGATGCTCGTATCCAATCGCTATTGGGTCAAGAAGGCGATGAAAACTGGTCTGAAATCCGCACTGAAATGGGTAAAACCATGGAAGCGGGCTGTGGTATCTATCGTCGTGAAGACCTGATGCAAGAGACCATGGACAAGCTAACTGAGCTGAAAGAGCGCTATAAGAAGATCAGCATCAAAGACAAAGGCAAGGTGTTCAACACTGATCTGCTTTACGCTATCGAGGTTGGTTATGGCCTTGAGGTAGCAGAGGCTATGGTTCACTCTGCTATCTTGCGTAAAGAGTCTCGCGGTGCACACCAACGTCTAGATGAAGGCTGCACAGAGCGTGATGATGAGCAGTTCCTGAAGCACTCACTGGCTTTCTTCAACCAAGATGCAGCGCCATCTATCGACTACAGCGATGTGACCATCACTAAGTCTCAGCCTAAGGCTCGCCTATACGGTGCAGCAGCTGAAGAAGCGGCAAAAGCAGAAGCTGAGGAGAACAAGTAA
- a CDS encoding succinate dehydrogenase/fumarate reductase iron-sulfur subunit, whose amino-acid sequence MPSRIQKVDILRYDSEKDEQPYLQKFEVPFDETMSVLDAIGYIKDHLDKDLAYRWSCRMAICGSCGIMVNNVPKLACKTFLRDYPDGLTIEPLANFPIEKDLIVDMTPFIERLEAIKPYIIGNDRKPEDGANLQTPEEMARYKQFAACINCGLCYAACPQFGLNPEFIGPAALTLAHRYNLDTRDNGKQERMELINGDNGAWGCTFVGYCSEVCPKNVDPAAAVNQGKIESSKDFVIAMLKPEDA is encoded by the coding sequence ATGCCATCTCGTATTCAAAAAGTAGACATTCTTCGCTACGACTCGGAGAAAGACGAACAACCTTATCTGCAGAAGTTCGAGGTTCCTTTCGATGAGACCATGTCGGTACTGGATGCTATCGGCTACATCAAGGACCATCTAGACAAGGATCTGGCTTACCGCTGGTCTTGTCGTATGGCTATCTGTGGTTCGTGCGGCATCATGGTAAACAATGTGCCTAAGCTGGCATGTAAGACCTTCCTGCGTGACTACCCAGATGGTTTGACCATAGAGCCACTGGCGAACTTCCCTATCGAAAAGGATTTGATCGTAGACATGACGCCATTTATCGAGCGTCTTGAAGCGATTAAGCCTTACATCATAGGTAATGATCGTAAGCCTGAAGATGGCGCAAACCTACAGACTCCAGAAGAGATGGCTCGCTATAAGCAGTTTGCTGCCTGCATCAACTGTGGTCTTTGCTATGCAGCCTGTCCTCAGTTCGGCCTAAACCCTGAGTTCATCGGTCCAGCAGCGCTGACTCTTGCGCACCGCTACAACCTAGATACTCGTGACAACGGCAAACAAGAGCGTATGGAGCTGATCAATGGCGACAATGGCGCTTGGGGCTGTACCTTTGTTGGCTACTGCTCTGAGGTTTGTCCGAAGAACGTTGACCCTGCAGCGGCGGTTAACCAAGGCAAGATTGAATCGTCAAAAGATTTTGTGATTGCGATGCTGAAACCGGAGGATGCGTAA
- the frdC gene encoding fumarate reductase subunit FrdC, giving the protein MSNRKPYVREMKRTWWKDHSFYRTYMLREATVLPLILFTLFLTIGLGSLVKGPEAWATWLEFMKNPIVMLINVLALAGSLFHAHTFFSMMPQVMPIRIKGKTLDKKAVVLAQWAAVAFISLVVLIIV; this is encoded by the coding sequence ATGAGTAATCGTAAGCCTTATGTTCGTGAAATGAAGCGCACCTGGTGGAAGGATCACTCTTTCTATCGCACCTATATGTTGCGTGAAGCGACCGTTTTGCCACTGATCCTATTCACTCTATTCCTGACCATTGGCCTTGGCTCTTTGGTCAAAGGTCCAGAGGCTTGGGCTACTTGGCTTGAGTTCATGAAGAACCCTATCGTGATGCTCATCAATGTGCTGGCACTTGCAGGTAGCCTTTTCCACGCGCACACCTTCTTTAGCATGATGCCTCAGGTTATGCCTATTCGCATCAAGGGTAAGACCCTAGATAAGAAAGCGGTGGTATTGGCTCAGTGGGCAGCTGTAGCGTTCATTTCACTTGTAGTTCTAATCATAGTTTGA
- the frdD gene encoding fumarate reductase subunit FrdD, whose protein sequence is MINKNPKRSDEPVWWGLFGAGGSWFAMITPITIFVLGILVPLGVIDAEAMSYERVSSFVTSIIGGLFIIASIALPMWHAMHRLHHGMHDLKFHTGVAGKIACYFAAAFLTGLAIVFVFMV, encoded by the coding sequence GTGATTAATAAGAATCCAAAGCGTTCAGACGAACCAGTATGGTGGGGACTGTTTGGTGCCGGTGGTAGCTGGTTTGCAATGATCACCCCTATCACTATCTTTGTGCTAGGTATCTTGGTTCCACTAGGTGTGATCGATGCAGAAGCAATGAGCTACGAGCGTGTTTCTAGCTTCGTTACTAGCATCATAGGTGGCCTGTTTATCATCGCTTCTATTGCGCTACCTATGTGGCACGCAATGCACCGTCTACACCACGGTATGCACGACCTAAAATTCCACACTGGCGTTGCCGGTAAGATTGCATGCTACTTTGCAGCGGCCTTCCTAACGGGTCTAGCTATCGTGTTTGTGTTTATGGTCTAA
- the efp gene encoding elongation factor P codes for MATVSTNEFKGGLKLMLDSEPCVILENEYVKPGKGQAFNRVKIRKLLSGKVLEKTFKSGETVEVADVMDIDLDYLYNDGEFYHFMNNETFEQIAADVKAVGENAKWLVENNTCMITLWNGSPITVTPPNFVELEVTDTDPGLKGDTQGTGGKPATLSTGAVVRVPLFIAIGEVIKVDTRTGEYVGRVK; via the coding sequence ATGGCTACTGTAAGTACCAATGAATTCAAAGGCGGCCTTAAGCTAATGCTTGATAGCGAGCCATGCGTAATCCTAGAAAACGAATACGTTAAGCCAGGTAAAGGTCAGGCGTTCAACCGCGTTAAGATCCGTAAGCTACTGTCTGGTAAGGTTTTAGAGAAAACCTTCAAGTCTGGTGAGACTGTTGAAGTAGCTGATGTTATGGATATCGACCTAGATTATCTATATAACGACGGCGAATTCTACCACTTTATGAACAATGAAACCTTCGAGCAGATTGCAGCTGACGTTAAAGCAGTTGGTGAGAACGCTAAGTGGTTGGTAGAAAACAACACTTGTATGATCACTCTTTGGAACGGTAGCCCAATCACTGTTACTCCGCCAAACTTCGTTGAGCTTGAAGTAACGGATACTGACCCAGGTCTGAAAGGCGATACTCAAGGTACAGGTGGTAAGCCAGCGACTCTATCTACTGGTGCTGTTGTACGTGTTCCTCTGTTCATCGCTATTGGCGAGGTTATCAAAGTAGATACCCGTACTGGTGAATACGTAGGTCGCGTGAAGTAA
- the epmB gene encoding EF-P beta-lysylation protein EpmB, translating to MSHIITQKADSVEQNWLQQLADGISDPAQLLAYLHIDPTDFSQGFAARKAFAQRVPLSFAERMEKGNPNDPLLRQVLPVKEEFIEHPEFVADPLEEQNNAQPSLLHKYKNRVLLILKNNCAVNCRYCFRRHFPYSENRGNKSVWQANIDYIAEHPEVDEVILSGGDPLMAKDSELKFLIDALGAIPHLKRLRIHSRLPVVIPDRVTDELCEMLEQTRLKSILVTHINHPNEISRELEQACLKLKKADVTLLNQGVLLRGVNNDASTLVALGQKLFDAGILPYYLHVLDKVAGATHFYIEDEEAKALMAEVMASTSGYLVPKLTRETGGKPSKTPLDLHLE from the coding sequence ATGTCGCATATCATAACCCAAAAAGCTGATTCTGTTGAACAAAACTGGTTGCAACAGCTCGCAGATGGGATCTCAGACCCTGCACAGTTACTGGCTTATTTGCATATAGACCCGACCGATTTCAGCCAAGGGTTCGCAGCGCGCAAAGCCTTCGCACAGCGAGTGCCATTAAGCTTTGCTGAGAGAATGGAAAAAGGCAATCCAAACGACCCTCTTTTAAGGCAAGTGTTGCCAGTAAAAGAAGAGTTTATTGAGCATCCTGAATTTGTGGCAGATCCGCTAGAAGAGCAAAACAATGCTCAGCCCAGCTTGCTACACAAATATAAGAACCGAGTGTTGCTGATCCTAAAGAACAACTGCGCGGTGAACTGCCGCTACTGTTTCCGTCGTCACTTCCCGTACTCGGAGAACCGTGGCAACAAATCAGTATGGCAGGCAAACATCGACTATATCGCTGAGCACCCTGAGGTTGATGAAGTGATCCTCTCTGGCGGTGACCCGCTGATGGCAAAGGACAGTGAACTCAAGTTTCTGATCGATGCTCTGGGTGCTATCCCGCATCTGAAGCGTCTGCGAATCCATTCGCGCCTACCTGTGGTGATTCCAGATAGAGTGACCGATGAATTGTGTGAAATGCTTGAACAAACCAGACTGAAATCGATCCTAGTGACCCATATCAATCACCCCAATGAGATATCTAGAGAGCTGGAACAGGCTTGTCTAAAGCTGAAGAAAGCCGATGTGACCTTGCTAAATCAAGGGGTGCTTTTGAGGGGGGTTAACAACGATGCGAGCACTTTAGTTGCCCTAGGCCAAAAGCTCTTTGATGCAGGCATACTGCCCTACTACTTGCATGTTTTAGACAAGGTAGCAGGTGCAACACACTTCTACATTGAGGATGAAGAAGCCAAGGCCTTGATGGCGGAAGTAATGGCGAGCACCTCAGGCTATCTCGTACCCAAACTTACCCGAGAAACAGGTGGCAAGCCGAGTAAGACACCACTCGATCTGCACTTAGAGTAA